Proteins encoded by one window of Salvia splendens isolate huo1 chromosome 14, SspV2, whole genome shotgun sequence:
- the LOC121763295 gene encoding 40S ribosomal protein S17-like encodes MGRVRTKTVKKSSRQVIERYYAKMTLDFHTNKKILEEVAIIPSKRLRNKIAGFSTHLMKRIQKGPVRGISLKLQEEERERRMDFVPDESAIKVDRIEVDQETVDLLESLGMKDLPGVVLREEDGAIGGAPQVSYGRGGGARRY; translated from the coding sequence ATGGGTCGCGTTAGGACTAAAACCGTGAAGAAATCATCCAGGCAGGTCATCGAGCGCTACTACGCGAAGATGACGCTCGATTTCCACACCAACAAGAAGATTCTGGAAGAGGTCGCCATCATCCCATCGAAGCGCCTCCGCAACAAAATCGCTGGATTTTCAACCCATCTGATGAAGCGGATCCAGAAGGGGCCGGTCCGCGGCATCTCTCTCAAGCTGCAGGAGGAGGAAAGGGAGCGCCGTATGGACTTTGTTCCCGACGAGTCGGCGATCAAGGTTGACCGCATTGAGGTCGACCAGGAGACTGTGGATTTACTGGAGTCGCTGGGAATGAAGGATCTCCCTGGGGTCGTCCTCAGAGAGGAGGATGGGGCTATTGGAGGCGCGCCTCAAGTCAGCTACGGCCGCGGAGGTGGTGCCAGGCGCTATTGA
- the LOC121765978 gene encoding MTOR-associated protein MEAK7-like encodes MGNSGSSSDDPRYSAAARAFTPKGLEDLRSLHASLAAQSGTNGQYVSPDVFKAYIGIDGPFGDRIFDLVSQKRKDQRLTFEDLVIAKGTYEKGTKQEIEEFIYQILDVSDDGIVGRSDLEVVLTSMFNNLFHEDGSELKLIEAFIDAANLTSDNMSLEDFQKWCAHVPAVRKYLGSLLKPSDSGTQIPKFLIPDNIDHGQILLTKEYACHIGGALSHHDLEEWKLLYHSGVHGQSFNTFLGHMIKAPTVLVIKDKEGYIYGGYASQPWERHPDFYGDMKSFIFQLYPKAANYRPTGANHNIQWCAVGFSSESIPNGIGFGGKINHLGLFVSANFDQGHTFECTTFGSPSLSKTARIYPETIECWGVVPAAGDDRPGGIKGTVLDRFKEDRHMLNMVGLANSSE; translated from the exons ATGGGCAACTCAGGATCATCCTCCGACGATCCCCGCTACTCCGCCGCCGCCAG AGCTTTTACTCCCAAGGGATTGGAAGATTTGAGATCGCTCCACGCATCGCTTGCTGCTCAGTCCGGAACTAATGGACAATACGTCTCTCCTGATGTTTTCAAG GCGTATATTGGCATCGATGGGCCTTTTGGGGATAGAATTTTCGATTTGGTGTCACAGAAACGGAAGGATCAAAGGCTTACTTTTGAAGACCTCGTTATTGCTAAG GGGACATATGAGAAGGGGACTAAGCAGGAGATTGAAGAGTTCATTTACCAAATACTAGATGTATCGGATGATGGTATAGTTGGAAG ATCTGATCTTGAAGTTGTCTTAACTTCAATGTTCAATAACCTTTTTCATGAAGATGGCTCCGAGCTTAAGCTAATTGAGGCTTTCATTGATGCTGCAAACCTTACTAGTGATAACATGTCCCTTGAAGATTTCCAGAAATGGTGTGCCCATGTTCCAGCAGTCAGGAAATATCTGGGTAGTTTGTTAAAGCCATCTGATTCag GTACTCAGATACCGAAGTTTCTTATTCCAGACAATATTGATCATGGTCAAATTTTGTTAACAAAGGAATATGCTTGCCATATTGGTGGAGCACTCTCCCATCATGATTTGGAGGAGTGGAAACTTCTATATCACAGTGGTGTTCATGGACAAAGTTTCAACACATTTTTGGGCCATATGAT AAAAGCACCTACGGTATTGGTCATCAAAGATAAAGAAGGTTACATCTATGGAGGCTATGCTTCTCAGCCATGGGAAAGACATCCTGACTTCTATGGGGATATGAAGTctttcatttttcaattataCCCAAAAGCAGCAAATTACCGGCCAACTGGAGCCAACCATAATATACAATGG TGTGCTGTAGGTTTTAGTTCAGAGAGCATTCCTAATGGAATTGGTTTTGGAGGCAAAATAAACCATCTAGGCTTGTTCGTATCAGCAAATTTTGATCAGGGCCACACCTTTGAGTGCACTACATTTGGAAGCCCATCATTGTCCAAGACTGCCCGAATATATCCAGAGACGATCGAATGCTGGGGTGTTGTTCCAGCAGCAGGAGATGATAGGCCTGGAGGTATTAAAGGCACAGTGCTCGACAGGTTTAAGGAGGATCGTCATATGCTTAATATGGTCGGACTTGCAAATTCAAGCGAATAA
- the LOC121764389 gene encoding proteinaceous RNase P 2-like, giving the protein MSNQNTRRKKQKQTPESQFRCTLDQCSKSKDLSAAITLYESSSSPTLTLNNLNSLLYICSEALSNSNTRQSAIDFGFKLFRNHNNENLKPNEATLTAVARLAAANGDYAFDLAKSVMKQCAAPKLRTFTPALNCFCGVGAADRAYEVEEHVVSAGPQMERALPAVNS; this is encoded by the coding sequence ATGAGCAACCAGAACACACGGCGGAAGAAGCAGAAACAGACGCCGGAGTCGCAGTTTCGGTGTACACTGGATCAGTGTTCCAAATCGAAGGACCTCTCCGCCGCCATCACTCTCTACGAATCCTCCTCAAGTCCAACCCTCACTCTCAACAATCTCAATTCCTTGCTATACATCTGCTCCGAAGCCCTTTCCAATTCAAATACCCGACAATCCGCAATTGACTTCGGATTCAAGCTGTTCCGCAACCACAACAATGAAAACCTCAAGCCAAACGAGGCGACGCTCACAGCCGTGGCTCGGTTGGCGGCGGCGAACGGAGACTACGCGTTCGACCTTGCGAAAAGCGTGATGAAACAATGTGCAGCGCCGAAGCTTAGGACTTTCACGCCGGCGTTGAATTGCTTTTGCGGCGTCGGAGCGGCGGATAGGGCTTATGAAGTGGAGGAGCATGTGGTATCGGCGGGGCCTCAGATGGAACGTGCCCTGCCTGCCGTGAATAGTTAG